A stretch of DNA from Hippoglossus stenolepis isolate QCI-W04-F060 chromosome 16, HSTE1.2, whole genome shotgun sequence:
TTGTTTACGTTGCAGGCTGCCTCAGCATCGTTCTCCAAGCTCACTGGAGGTATGTCCCTGCTTTTTTCCTCGAAGcacatttatttgtactttgtgtATTTAGTTCACATTAGAGACATTGTGTCTGGTCCTCCCACAGGTGAAGATGTTACTTCTACCACTAAATCGCCCAGTTATGATATTCTTCCTTCCAAACCAGTCGCACATCTGACAGGTGAGACCATTGTCTTTGTCTTATCCATTGTCCAAGTGTCATTTATAATGTCTATTTTGAAATAATCAAACTTCACATTGtccctgttttttctctccagatgGAAATGATGTAGTTCATGGACAGGAGATCATGGAGTGGAGCATGATTGCAGAGCCCATACTCTATGACATGGCCTACAAAGATGGAAGCCTTATCATTCAGAAGGAGGGTTATTACTATGTCTATTCAAAGGTTTTCTTCTCGGAGGGGGGCACATTTTACCACTCTGTCGATATGAATACTCAAAAGTATCCTGGGAAAAGTATCACCCTCCAGAGGTCCAGGAAATACCCCTCGAAAAAGAGCGAACAACAATCCAACAGTTACCTGGGCGGAGTGTTCCACCTTTACAAAGACGATGCTCTGTTAGTGAGAGTCCGCAACACCTCGAAAATCCAGCGACACAAATCCTATGAGAACTTCTTTGGTGcatttatgatttaaatatCACACAGATCCTCATCATTATTACAAAGTGAAAGCTTTGACTCATCACTCTCAGTTTTACTCTGTCACTGGTACAACTTTGTACATATAAGGCGATTTTGGTACTCTCCCCTCATTACCCGTGTGTCTGCATTATGCAGAAATGTATTGTGCATTACTCTCTGTGTTGTCAGAacttctttttactttctgtttccaaTGTCTACAGAGAAATTGAGACAAAGGACTTGTAATGTATTGCAGAGAGACTTAATCTCACTCAATTTCCACGAAGCTAAAGGTTTGGAGTAAGAATGTacataatttaaattaatttctaaaaTGTCTCATCATAGATGTTAAAGAAACTCAATTAACAAATTTTCCTCCAAAACTCAAAATAACCTGTTCTTTTCGTCCTTGCTGTAACACGCACTTTCGcaccatttatttattattcctgCAGTGGCAGAGCGAATGAcaaaactgcttttaatgatGTTGTATTGTTGTACAATAATGTCTagaaaataaggaaataaacagataatCATGGAAAAGGTCTGCTGGTTTTCTTTGGTCTTTCCTCGGGTCATTCTTTCCGCGGTGAAGTGAACTCACTTCCTGCCGTGTCAGGTGAGGCCTCGCAAGAGCTTCTGCTCAGTAGCAGCAGAGTCTCACCCACTCAGTCCAACCACATGACACAATATGTGgagaagatttttttaaatgccacaGTGACACATAACAGTGAATTTGATATATTGGGTTTGGTTTGGCTGCACATGCAGAGACATTGGTTTTGCAGTGCAGCAGTATGACTCTTTTGATTAGGACTCTGACACTCCAAATTATATTTATCTTAATATATTTAAGATTGAATTGATCACTCTTAGATACACGCTACATGATCCGACTCTGTTTTATGTTGCAGAACTTTTAATCCCTTGAGATCAGAGATTCAAATGTTATAAATCCCACAATCAATCCACGTGCAAAGAAGCACCTTGCAACTGGTTTTAAGGCGCTACAGAAACAAagttgatcatttttatttattattattcagatcAGCACACTTTATTTATCGTCTATGCCATAGATTGCCCTTTTCAAGTCATCACCAGCATGTCGACGGGCCCCCGTGCAAAAGCCCCATCACTTTCTGAATTATTATTTGTCACACATTGCTCATGCACCCGCTGTTGCACTTTCccttcagctgtgtgtctgttcgAAGAAGCCGCTTTGAAAAAACACCcacagagttgtgtgtttgtaaactgGGGGAGGAAGTGGCTGTGGAGGCCGCGGGGGTtcagggggaggtgggggggagggcGCCACCAGATTACCTGACTCACTTTCCAACCAACTAATGTCTGAGGaaactgtgctgcagctcaggcCTGTAGTTACAGTCCGGAGCTTTGCAGTGTATGCGCTCTGACTGCAcaagtctctctctcattgGTTGACCTTGACTTAGATTTCTGTGGCGTTCATGTATTTTCTCATGCATCTGTGAGCCATCACCTTCCATTGTGAAGCGTGAGAGCGTGACAGCACCACTGTATAGCTGCGACCAGCTATTCACGGTTCCATTTACGAAagaaaagttttttcttttaggaaaacaaaatcagtcGTATCGCATCAGATATCAGTCTGTTTAATCTTTGGAAATAAAGCACTAGCTCTTCCACTGTGAGGCCTTTATTTCACAGTGCGCAACATATGGTAACTACGTGTGGTAAAATGTTCCAGCCAATCAAAAGTGAAAGAGTGAGGTGATGGTAGACGGCTGAATGCTGTccccttgtgtctgtgtctggatCAAGTAGAGAGCAGTGGAGACCTGACGCGTGTCTGAAGTGTCCGGAAACTGTGATCAAGGAATCATTTTAAAAACGCCTCTAACAAGAGAATTTCAAACCTTTCGCTCACAGGTTGAATTATTTGTAGTGTCATTTTGAATTGAGGTTTAAACTCTTTATCCTCTTTCAAATCTCTCAACGTGTGCATACTCAGGACCTTTGATCttcagctttatttatttttaatccagctatgatttaacattttcttgATAATTTTAtagtcatttattttaattttctttctttcctaaTCTGTAACATTTGTATTCTTATATTTGGGCTCTAATATTGTCtaatgctgtgtgatcttcaaatagCTTTTAATCgttttctgttgtttacctTCAATTTTTAActtgtgaagcaccttgtaactATGTTTTGAAGGGTCCTATGTAAataaaggttattattattattatatttattattatcattatcattatcattatcattatcattattatcgtCAGTATTGCTCTTCCCGACAAAACCCATCTGACACATCTTGTATTCAGTAAGTTCAGtattcagtctttttttaatttttatttaccgacatacactgaaaaaaaatcgCGGCCCACGTGTCTGTCTCAGTGACACTGAGGTAAACATTATGGTAAAGAGGTGATAAGGGATTTCACAGTAGCTGCCACACATCTTCATGTGGATACACAGCTGTCGCACGTCAGCCTAGACATCAGGCAGTGGAAAGCACAGGTAGGAAAAAAACAGCCCATACGGATGCCTCTGATAAAGGAGACAGAGTGGGCGGTAACTGTGTATCTGTGCTATctgcattcaaattcaac
This window harbors:
- the tnfsf14 gene encoding tumor necrosis factor ligand superfamily member 14, which codes for MVKQENPNVYVVDSRATRPHTLPRLGQRQRRAGVVQTLLFLLVSVALCGMTIEACFIYRLYFLEPAASASFSKLTGGEDVTSTTKSPSYDILPSKPVAHLTDGNDVVHGQEIMEWSMIAEPILYDMAYKDGSLIIQKEGYYYVYSKVFFSEGGTFYHSVDMNTQKYPGKSITLQRSRKYPSKKSEQQSNSYLGGVFHLYKDDALLVRVRNTSKIQRHKSYENFFGAFMI